From the genome of Calliopsis andreniformis isolate RMS-2024a unplaced genomic scaffold, iyCalAndr_principal scaffold0022, whole genome shotgun sequence, one region includes:
- the LOC143186670 gene encoding uncharacterized protein LOC143186670, which produces MIPNFAQVCLLKNIVCMSTYFSPKPNKINIPVADHIAAPEHQFDLTSSLNSNKNPLLLIKKKLLPQNIVHLLGHLTSQASSYWCIYHRKINVSETTVCFSAIEETKSKSMAVSTRRHQVFDSFLVTRGRRTFILARACTCRSGDVGVPGRSARTHGCREAEERRLLEALFR; this is translated from the exons ATGATTCCAAATTTTGCACAAGTGtgtcttttaaaaaatattgtctgCA TGTCCACATACTTCAGTCCAAAACCAAACAAGATAAATATCCCAGTAGCTGACCACATTGCAGCACCTGAACACCAATTTGATTTAACttcaagcttaaattctaacAAAAACCCATtactattaataaaaaaaaaactgttACCACAAAACA TTgtccacttactgggacatttgacgtCTCAAGCATCCAGCTACTGGTGCATTTACCATCGAAAAATAAACGTGTCCGAAACCACCGTGTGTTTCTCTGCAATCGAAGAAACGAAGTCGAAGTCGATGGCCGTTTCGACCAGACGTCACCAGGTCTTCGACTCGTTTCTTGTCACACGCGGTCGGCGTACCTTTATCCTCGCGCGCGCGTGCACGTGCAGAAGCGGAGACGTCGGTGTGCCTGGCAGGAGCGCTCGCACACATGGGTGTCGAGAAGCCGAAGAACGCAGATTGCTAGAGGCGCTGTTCCGGTGA